Proteins co-encoded in one Ensifer sp. PDNC004 genomic window:
- a CDS encoding sugar phosphate isomerase/epimerase, whose protein sequence is MANPSRKWTRETWPIAAAMIQYPNLAADGSSVQDQSVEQWAETLADVVDAGFTELDPTDSWIRLADLSASRRDDFVKLTRDLGLSMPAISTARRSVIDPEHGDEYLAYGHRVIDTAAAIGAGSVSFGFFGPLTDAQKKALWFWTVDGVKNPEEPAIWQKAVQRIRELGRHAEELGIELALEMYEDTYIGSADSAVRFVTDVGLPNVGINADLGNLVRLHRPVEHWQPMMAKVAPFAKYWHVKNYYRTEDETSGLVVTHPAPLEFGVINYRAAIRMALAHGFDSPFLCEHYGGDGLSVSAANRDYLRRILPRD, encoded by the coding sequence ATGGCGAACCCATCGCGCAAATGGACCCGTGAAACCTGGCCGATCGCGGCCGCGATGATCCAGTACCCGAACTTGGCTGCCGATGGCAGCTCCGTTCAGGATCAGTCGGTCGAACAATGGGCAGAAACGCTCGCCGATGTCGTCGACGCCGGCTTCACCGAACTCGACCCGACCGACAGCTGGATCCGGCTCGCCGATCTGTCGGCCTCGCGCCGGGATGACTTCGTCAAGCTGACGCGAGACCTCGGCCTTTCCATGCCGGCGATCTCGACGGCGCGTCGTAGCGTCATCGATCCCGAGCATGGCGACGAATATCTCGCCTATGGGCATCGGGTCATCGACACGGCTGCGGCGATCGGCGCGGGCTCGGTCTCCTTCGGCTTCTTCGGACCCTTGACCGACGCCCAGAAGAAGGCGCTCTGGTTCTGGACCGTCGATGGCGTCAAGAACCCGGAAGAACCGGCAATCTGGCAGAAGGCGGTTCAGCGCATCCGCGAACTCGGTCGCCATGCCGAGGAACTCGGCATCGAGCTCGCGCTCGAAATGTACGAGGACACCTATATCGGCTCGGCCGACAGCGCCGTGCGATTCGTTACCGATGTCGGCCTGCCGAACGTCGGCATCAATGCCGATCTCGGCAATCTCGTGCGGCTTCACCGCCCGGTCGAGCACTGGCAGCCAATGATGGCAAAGGTTGCACCCTTCGCCAAATACTGGCACGTCAAGAATTACTACCGCACCGAGGATGAGACCTCGGGTCTGGTGGTTACTCATCCGGCGCCGCTGGAATTCGGCGTCATCAACTATCGGGCGGCGATCCGCATGGCCTTGGCGCATGGCTTCGACAGCCCGTTCCTCTGCGAGCATTACGGTGGCGACGGGCTCTCCGTCAGCGCCGCCAATCGAGACTATCTGAGGCGTATTCTGCCTCGCGACTAA
- a CDS encoding DUF992 domain-containing protein, which produces MKKSFAVKVSAASLVLAGAIAANAADLATVQPQPEPDTSNGVKIGYLDCNIAGGVGYVLGSAKEVDCVFRSTMGAEASDHYSGAIRKMGVDVGFTTQSRLIWAVFAPTAGYHRGSLGGLYQGATAEATVGAGIGANILVGGTSGSIHLQTISVTGQIGLNLAATGTSMTLTAVN; this is translated from the coding sequence ATGAAAAAGAGTTTTGCCGTGAAGGTGTCCGCAGCGTCTCTGGTTCTCGCTGGCGCGATCGCCGCAAACGCAGCCGATCTCGCGACAGTTCAACCGCAGCCTGAGCCCGACACCAGCAATGGCGTGAAGATCGGCTACCTCGACTGCAACATTGCCGGCGGTGTCGGCTACGTGCTCGGGTCGGCCAAGGAAGTCGATTGCGTCTTCCGCTCGACCATGGGTGCTGAAGCCTCCGACCACTATTCCGGCGCCATCCGCAAGATGGGCGTCGATGTCGGCTTCACGACGCAGAGCCGCCTGATCTGGGCCGTGTTCGCACCGACCGCCGGCTACCACCGCGGCTCGCTCGGCGGCCTCTATCAGGGTGCAACCGCGGAAGCGACCGTCGGCGCCGGTATCGGTGCCAACATCCTCGTCGGCGGCACGTCCGGGTCCATCCACCTGCAGACGATCAGCGTGACCGGCCAGATTGGCCTCAACCTGGCCGCAACCGG
- a CDS encoding tripartite tricarboxylate transporter permease, giving the protein MENIGLLIDGFGHILSWNHILLMMIGVTLGILVGVLPGLGAPNGVSLLLPLTFSMDPISAIILLSCMYWGALFGGSTTSILFNIPGEPSSVATTFDGYPMAKAGQASRALTLAFVSAGIGALAGVVMITLLSGWVANFALRFSSPEYFAVYFLAFASFISMGAQSPFKTLVSMMLGFALASVGMDTISGDLRLTFDIPTLIKGVSFLIAVMGLFGIGELLLTTEEGLRFEGIKARVKLVEIGRTLVEIPRYWFTILRSTIIGIWMGITPAGPTAASFMSYGVARRSARDKSKFGKGDPRGVVAPETADHSAGTSALLPMLALGVPGSATAAVMMGGLMIWGLTPGPMLFTERPDFVWGLIASMYLGNVVAVFLVIATVPLYASILRVPFAIIGPIIVAVIFSGAYQVANSVSDIFMVIGFGVLGYVFKKLDYPLAPLVLAMVLGDKAEDAFRQSMLLSGGTLNIFWSNPLVSSLMALALALLLSPLVFGLIGLVRKRSQDAAPPHGDGSAAA; this is encoded by the coding sequence ATGGAAAATATCGGTCTTTTGATCGATGGCTTCGGACACATCCTCAGCTGGAACCATATCCTGCTGATGATGATCGGCGTCACGCTCGGCATTCTGGTCGGCGTGCTGCCCGGCCTCGGCGCGCCGAACGGCGTTTCGCTGCTCTTGCCGCTGACGTTCTCGATGGATCCCATCTCCGCCATCATCCTGCTCTCCTGCATGTACTGGGGCGCGCTCTTTGGCGGATCGACCACATCGATCCTGTTCAACATTCCCGGCGAACCCTCGTCGGTGGCGACCACGTTCGACGGCTACCCGATGGCGAAAGCCGGGCAGGCGAGCCGGGCACTGACGCTCGCCTTCGTTTCCGCCGGCATCGGTGCGCTCGCCGGCGTCGTGATGATCACGCTGCTTTCCGGATGGGTTGCGAACTTCGCGCTGCGCTTCTCGTCGCCGGAATATTTCGCCGTCTATTTCCTGGCTTTTGCAAGCTTCATATCGATGGGCGCGCAATCGCCCTTCAAGACGCTCGTCTCGATGATGCTCGGCTTTGCCCTTGCATCCGTGGGCATGGACACGATCTCCGGCGACCTGCGCCTGACCTTCGATATCCCGACCCTGATCAAGGGCGTCAGTTTCCTGATCGCGGTCATGGGCCTCTTCGGTATCGGCGAACTGCTGCTGACGACGGAAGAAGGTCTGCGCTTCGAAGGCATCAAGGCGCGCGTCAAGCTCGTCGAGATCGGTCGCACGCTGGTCGAGATCCCGCGCTACTGGTTCACGATCCTGCGCTCGACGATCATCGGCATCTGGATGGGGATCACGCCCGCCGGCCCGACCGCCGCGTCGTTCATGAGCTACGGCGTTGCCCGCCGCTCGGCCCGTGACAAGTCGAAGTTCGGCAAGGGCGACCCGCGCGGCGTCGTCGCACCCGAAACCGCCGACCATTCGGCCGGCACCTCGGCGCTTCTGCCGATGCTGGCGCTCGGCGTTCCCGGCTCGGCAACCGCGGCCGTCATGATGGGCGGCCTGATGATCTGGGGTCTTACCCCCGGCCCGATGCTCTTTACCGAGCGGCCGGACTTCGTCTGGGGCCTGATCGCGTCCATGTATCTCGGTAACGTCGTCGCCGTGTTCCTGGTGATCGCCACCGTGCCGCTCTACGCCTCGATCCTGCGCGTGCCCTTTGCGATCATCGGCCCGATCATCGTCGCCGTCATCTTCTCCGGCGCCTATCAGGTGGCAAACTCGGTCTCCGACATCTTCATGGTTATCGGCTTTGGCGTGCTTGGCTATGTCTTCAAGAAGCTCGACTACCCGCTGGCGCCGCTGGTTCTGGCCATGGTGCTCGGCGACAAGGCTGAGGACGCCTTCCGCCAGTCGATGCTTCTTTCCGGCGGTACCCTGAACATCTTCTGGTCAAATCCGCTGGTTTCCTCTCTGATGGCGCTTGCTCTTGCCCTTCTGCTGTCGCCGCTTGTCTTCGGGCTGATCGGCCTGGTCCGCAAGCGCAGCCAAGATGCGGCTCCCCCGCATGGCGACGGCAGCGCGGCGGCTTGA
- a CDS encoding dihydroxyacetone kinase family protein: protein MTTIFDAPEEFATTALAGFSSIYARNVRLVKGGVVRSTKVPKGKVAVVVGGGSGHYPAFAGYVGPGMADAAVAGDVFASPSTAAVARVCRVADQGGGVLLGFGNYAGDVLNFGVAAERLRAEGIDVRIVPVADDVASASAETPAKRRGIAGDLLVFKVAGAAAEAGLNLDEVERVTRLANDRTISFGVAFGGCTLPGAKGPLFTVPKGEMALGLGIHGEPGIREEKMVSATEFAKLLVGKLLAERPADVRKVAPLLNGLGSTKYEELFVLWVAIEKELKAAGLEIVDPECGEFVTSLDMQGCSLTLMWLNDELETYWRAACDAPALRKGAIIATEPATDTLKDDEDAISFAPASEASRRSGVCIARLIGEMAEALKQAEDELGRIDAFAGDGDHGQGMRRGSAAADEAAKAAVAAGAGAASVLAVAGDAWADRAGGTSGAIWGLLLRAWSNAFNDDAAPSDAAVVDGARRALDGVTRLGRARIGDKTLVDALVPFVETLEREFAAGRPLIEAWQAAAKAATEAAEATSSLTPKLGRARPLAEKSIGHPDAGAVSLALTARVAAGVLAQAAKA from the coding sequence ATGACCACAATCTTTGACGCACCGGAAGAATTTGCGACGACCGCGCTTGCCGGATTCAGCTCGATCTACGCGCGCAACGTCCGTCTCGTGAAGGGCGGGGTCGTGCGCTCGACCAAGGTGCCGAAGGGCAAGGTCGCCGTCGTCGTTGGCGGCGGCTCCGGCCACTATCCGGCCTTTGCCGGCTATGTCGGCCCGGGCATGGCGGATGCGGCCGTGGCAGGCGATGTCTTTGCCTCGCCGTCAACCGCGGCCGTTGCCCGCGTCTGCCGAGTGGCCGACCAGGGCGGCGGCGTGTTGCTCGGCTTCGGCAACTATGCCGGCGACGTCTTGAATTTCGGCGTTGCCGCCGAGCGCCTGCGCGCCGAAGGCATCGACGTGCGCATCGTGCCGGTGGCGGACGACGTTGCCAGCGCGTCGGCTGAAACGCCTGCCAAGCGCCGCGGCATCGCCGGCGACCTCTTGGTCTTCAAGGTTGCTGGAGCTGCTGCCGAAGCGGGCCTCAATCTCGATGAGGTCGAGCGCGTCACCCGTCTTGCCAACGACCGCACCATCTCCTTCGGCGTTGCTTTCGGCGGCTGCACGCTTCCGGGCGCCAAGGGACCGCTCTTCACCGTTCCGAAGGGCGAGATGGCGCTTGGTCTCGGCATCCACGGCGAGCCGGGCATCCGCGAAGAAAAGATGGTTTCGGCGACAGAATTCGCCAAGCTGCTCGTCGGCAAGCTGCTTGCCGAGCGGCCGGCTGATGTGCGCAAGGTCGCACCGCTTCTGAACGGCCTCGGCTCGACCAAATATGAAGAACTCTTCGTGCTTTGGGTCGCGATCGAAAAGGAACTGAAGGCAGCCGGCCTCGAGATCGTCGATCCGGAATGCGGTGAATTCGTCACCAGCCTCGACATGCAGGGTTGCTCGCTGACGCTGATGTGGCTGAATGACGAACTCGAGACCTACTGGCGCGCGGCCTGCGATGCGCCGGCGCTGCGCAAGGGGGCGATCATTGCCACCGAGCCCGCGACGGACACGCTGAAGGATGACGAGGACGCGATCTCCTTCGCGCCGGCTTCCGAGGCTTCCCGTCGGAGCGGCGTGTGCATTGCGCGGCTGATCGGCGAAATGGCCGAAGCGCTGAAGCAGGCGGAAGACGAGCTCGGTCGCATCGACGCATTTGCCGGTGACGGCGACCACGGACAGGGTATGCGCCGCGGTTCGGCGGCGGCGGACGAAGCGGCAAAGGCCGCTGTGGCTGCCGGCGCAGGTGCCGCCAGCGTGCTGGCGGTGGCGGGCGATGCCTGGGCGGACCGGGCCGGCGGCACGTCGGGTGCGATCTGGGGCCTGCTGCTGCGCGCCTGGAGCAATGCCTTCAACGATGATGCAGCCCCGAGCGATGCCGCTGTTGTCGACGGCGCCCGCCGTGCGCTCGATGGCGTGACCCGCCTCGGCCGCGCCCGTATCGGCGACAAGACGCTGGTCGATGCGCTGGTGCCTTTCGTCGAGACCCTCGAGCGCGAGTTTGCCGCCGGAAGGCCGCTGATCGAGGCATGGCAGGCGGCGGCAAAGGCTGCGACCGAAGCGGCCGAAGCCACGTCCAGCCTGACGCCGAAGCTTGGCCGTGCACGGCCGCTCGCCGAAAAGAGCATCGGCCATCCGGACGCTGGCGCCGTTTCGCTGGCGCTGACGGCTCGCGTTGCCGCCGGTGTGCTGGCGCAGGCAGCAAAGGCCTGA